A region of Limisphaerales bacterium DNA encodes the following proteins:
- a CDS encoding WYL domain-containing transcriptional regulator: MARTTGASKKLKRGRPADLKSRPPYARMLQIHDMVQRGNYPNATSLADKLEVTTKTIHRDIGFMRDRFNLPIEYDASRNGYHYTAPVDSFPMLQIDEGELFALLVAEKVLQQYRGTVFEKQLSTAFRKISESLPDTVSVRLSDWDDALDVRSTGKVEVDEKIFDLLFKSVAKGRQLEIIYTKPNAAPEKRIIDPYQISNINNDWYLYAYDHKQKDIRCFVPTRMESATITGQKFKRPDSFSLDQHLSGAFGPFSGNDSYDIRIQFTKTAAPFICEKQWHPTQKLKQMKNGGVEISLKLSHLTDIRRWILGWGGEAKVIAPKELLQSIENEARAILKK, translated from the coding sequence ATGGCACGCACCACGGGGGCATCGAAAAAACTAAAGCGAGGCCGACCCGCTGATCTAAAATCGCGCCCGCCCTATGCGCGGATGCTGCAAATTCACGATATGGTGCAACGCGGCAATTATCCCAACGCCACGTCACTTGCGGATAAATTGGAAGTCACCACCAAAACCATCCATCGCGATATTGGGTTTATGCGCGATCGATTTAATCTGCCCATCGAATATGATGCCTCCCGGAACGGATACCATTACACTGCACCCGTGGATTCATTTCCAATGCTGCAAATCGACGAGGGCGAACTCTTTGCGTTGCTCGTTGCCGAAAAAGTATTGCAACAATATCGCGGAACCGTTTTCGAAAAGCAACTGAGCACCGCGTTCAGGAAAATTTCCGAGTCCCTGCCGGACACCGTTTCCGTCCGCCTCAGTGATTGGGACGATGCATTAGACGTACGCTCCACAGGCAAGGTGGAAGTGGATGAGAAAATTTTTGATCTGCTATTCAAATCTGTGGCCAAAGGGCGCCAGTTAGAAATCATTTACACCAAGCCCAATGCCGCACCCGAAAAACGCATCATTGATCCCTACCAAATTTCCAACATCAACAATGATTGGTATCTTTACGCCTACGACCATAAACAAAAGGACATCCGCTGCTTCGTGCCTACGCGGATGGAATCGGCAACAATCACTGGACAAAAATTCAAGCGTCCCGATTCGTTTTCGCTCGACCAGCACCTCTCCGGGGCCTTCGGCCCGTTCTCCGGTAATGATTCATATGATATCCGTATCCAATTCACCAAAACTGCTGCGCCGTTCATTTGTGAAAAGCAATGGCATCCGACCCAAAAACTCAAACAGATGAAAAACGGCGGGGTCGAAATTTCACTCAAGCTGAGCCACCTAACCGACATTCGCCGATGGATTCTCGGCTGGGGCGGCGAAGCAAAAGTGATTGCCCCCAAGGAATTATTGCAATCCATCGAGAATGAAGCTCGGGCGATTTTAAAGAAATAA
- the cysK gene encoding cysteine synthase A, producing MGKIYDNIVQTVGGTPLVRLNKVTEGIDANVLLKCEFFNPLSSVKDRIGQSMIETAEADGTLTKDTIIIEPTSGNTGIALAFVAAAKGYKLILTMPESMSLERRTLLAMLGADLVLTPAAKGMKGAIAMAEKLAAQTPNSWIPQQFENPANPAIHRKTTAEEIWTDTDGAVDFVVAGVGTGGTLTGCYEVIHPRKESFQGIAVEPADSPVISQTIAGEELTPGPHKIQGTGAGFIPGNLHLTSEAGDTQIAECIKVSNDDSFAMARTLAKTEGILCGISTGANVVAALEVARRPENAGKTIVTIAPSTGERYLSTPLAEEARMAVAELPVQDPAA from the coding sequence ATGGGTAAAATCTACGACAACATCGTGCAAACCGTCGGCGGCACTCCGCTCGTCCGGCTCAACAAAGTCACCGAAGGCATCGACGCCAACGTCCTGCTCAAGTGCGAATTCTTCAACCCACTCTCCAGCGTGAAGGATCGCATCGGTCAGTCTATGATTGAAACTGCAGAAGCTGACGGGACGCTCACAAAAGACACCATCATCATCGAGCCCACCAGTGGCAATACCGGCATCGCCCTCGCTTTTGTCGCGGCCGCTAAAGGCTACAAACTCATTTTAACCATGCCCGAAAGTATGTCGCTGGAGCGCCGCACCTTGCTGGCGATGCTCGGCGCGGACCTCGTCCTCACACCAGCCGCAAAGGGAATGAAAGGCGCCATTGCAATGGCAGAAAAACTGGCCGCCCAAACGCCCAACTCTTGGATCCCTCAACAATTTGAAAACCCGGCCAATCCCGCCATCCACCGTAAAACCACCGCCGAAGAAATTTGGACGGACACTGACGGGGCGGTAGATTTTGTCGTCGCTGGCGTGGGCACCGGCGGCACCTTGACCGGATGCTACGAAGTCATCCACCCCCGCAAAGAATCATTTCAGGGCATCGCCGTGGAGCCGGCAGATTCTCCAGTGATTTCACAAACCATTGCCGGAGAAGAACTCACACCCGGCCCGCATAAAATTCAAGGCACCGGTGCCGGTTTTATCCCAGGCAACCTCCACTTAACCTCCGAAGCCGGTGACACCCAAATCGCTGAATGCATAAAAGTAAGCAATGATGATTCGTTTGCGATGGCCCGTACACTTGCCAAAACAGAGGGCATACTTTGCGGCATTTCCACGGGTGCAAACGTTGTGGCTGCACTCGAGGTAGCCCGTCGGCCGGAGAATGCCGGGAAGACTATTGTGACAATCGCGCCCTCCACCGGTGAACGTTACCTGAGCACTCCGTTAGCAGAAGAAGCACGAATGGCGGTCGCCGAACTGCCGGTTCAAGACCCTGCGGCTTAA
- the rho gene encoding transcription termination factor Rho has translation MGKNNKTEWPEEGEGYLEISDKGFGFLRSPGNRFQSKPSDVFVTPDTIRRHYLREGCHIQGRLVPPHKGHSPQLKEIYTVNEMPFKEYTECARFENLTTIDPVDKFNLETEPDSIETRIIDLVTPIGKGTRGMIVSPPRTGKTTILKQICNAVTTNHPEVKTIVMLIDERPEEVTDFERSVDAEVVASSNDMDLETHVRLSRFMIERCRRMVECGQDVFVLMDSITRIARAYNNVNTGSGRTMSGGVDARALEIPRRMFAAARNIEGGGSLTILATALVDTGSRMDELIFQEFKGTGNMELILDKKLAERRLYPAIDIPKSGTRKEEKLFPEEHLGAIHKLRRTMIDLDPVQAMETLIGALKKHPTNVELLSKLKT, from the coding sequence ATGGGAAAAAATAATAAGACCGAGTGGCCCGAAGAAGGCGAAGGCTACCTCGAAATCTCCGACAAAGGCTTTGGGTTCCTGCGCTCACCGGGCAACCGGTTCCAGTCCAAGCCCAGCGACGTTTTTGTGACGCCCGACACCATTCGGCGCCACTACCTCCGCGAAGGGTGCCACATTCAAGGCAGGCTCGTCCCGCCCCACAAAGGCCACAGTCCGCAACTTAAGGAAATTTACACCGTGAACGAAATGCCGTTCAAGGAATACACTGAATGCGCGCGGTTCGAAAACCTAACCACCATCGACCCGGTGGATAAATTTAATCTCGAGACCGAGCCCGACAGTATCGAGACGCGCATCATCGACCTCGTTACTCCTATCGGCAAAGGCACCCGCGGGATGATTGTCTCCCCCCCGCGCACGGGGAAGACCACCATCCTTAAGCAAATTTGCAACGCCGTGACCACCAACCATCCTGAGGTAAAAACCATTGTGATGCTCATCGACGAGCGCCCCGAGGAAGTCACCGACTTCGAGCGCTCCGTGGATGCAGAGGTGGTTGCCTCCTCCAACGATATGGACCTCGAAACGCACGTGCGACTATCGCGGTTTATGATCGAGCGCTGCCGTCGAATGGTCGAGTGCGGTCAGGATGTTTTTGTGTTGATGGATTCCATCACCCGCATCGCTCGCGCTTACAACAACGTTAACACCGGAAGCGGCCGCACAATGTCCGGCGGTGTGGATGCGCGTGCGCTTGAGATTCCGCGCCGGATGTTCGCCGCCGCGCGCAACATCGAAGGGGGCGGCTCACTCACGATTCTTGCCACTGCGCTGGTGGACACTGGCAGTCGAATGGACGAACTGATTTTCCAGGAGTTCAAGGGCACCGGTAACATGGAGTTGATCCTCGATAAAAAACTTGCGGAACGGCGCCTCTATCCGGCGATCGACATCCCCAAGAGCGGCACCCGCAAAGAAGAGAAACTCTTTCCGGAAGAGCACCTCGGTGCCATCCACAAACTGCGCCGGACCATGATTGATCTGGATCCCGTTCAGGCAATGGAAACGTTGATCGGCGCGCTGAAAAAACACCCAACCAACGTGGAGTTGCTTTCTAAGTTAAAAACCTAG